In Amycolatopsis coloradensis, one genomic interval encodes:
- a CDS encoding BTAD domain-containing putative transcriptional regulator, translated as MRLQLDLFGPVRAWRGGDEVVLGSAQRRTLLAVLAFQANQVVTRSDLIDAIWGDKAPASANGSIYTYVSSLRSALDPTRTLRDAATVLASSGPGYCLRVEADAIDVVRFENLREKARLCLRGQDVTGALAALDDALELFQDEPMAGLSGPYAETQRERLKELRLEVVERRAKIMLDAGEHQKVLAELAPVAAAYPVREGLQSLHLLTLYRCGQRDEALGAFERLRSATIDELGVEPGTDLTARYEQIRADDPALWHGQVTGPPVTVARTPRAKAQESIVGRHCELASIRTAVRGLDEGRGCSFWLEGEPGIGKSALITAGLAQAGACASATAGADQLEQRGPLQVVLDCLDVKANSADARRREVARAVRTIAAEDETAVAAAIDLVVELVADLCRERPLILVMDDLQWADPASLDAWRRLAIETRRLPILLFGVSRRVPADHRLDAVRAQIIATGTQVHNLAPLSQEETHLLLVELTGDVPSPALVELARGAAGNPLFVRDLVSALGGNEPPGVVTAEGRTIVPQPALESIGRRLGFLSAAASELLRWAALLDRFFTPDDLAAALGRPTADFDHVIAEVEAAGLVTRVRGRLTFRHPVVREALYARTPTAIRLALHRQLAEALADVGAPVERVAFQLLAAPIPVDKWFCTWLAREVYQLAPRSPLATLRLLQRVTTSGVVPLALREELGIATARIKFWLERDLTAEASQVAARTKDPEVLAEICWLLAFSRLLRGGADQTRQGIEETLEAEGASSGWCALNEALLTRVQTGGWPVDGKPAGEPHPTLIPPQRTMPALDPAESYWLGHWDSPQKDLTRRLRSGLTLARHTLDRSGALRRLSGVTALIAAHQGRPDDARTHLMSVWASAPAGGPGQDGTDFMLVANAMLAEAEDRQAVAFDMLSGLLEFEDEVACPWLPGLVRIAVELGEYAEAELATSRCENTSEHRAAALRCRAVLADDPMAAFGAAEYLRTAGNRFGEAQAMEDAAALLVGQGETVKAEEALQVALNGYGELGALTDIRRAKRRFVRGRERACR; from the coding sequence ATGCGCTTGCAACTTGACCTCTTCGGTCCGGTACGCGCTTGGCGAGGCGGCGACGAAGTAGTGCTGGGATCCGCCCAGCGCCGGACCCTGCTGGCCGTTCTGGCGTTCCAGGCGAACCAGGTCGTCACGCGTTCGGATCTCATCGACGCGATCTGGGGCGACAAGGCGCCGGCCAGCGCCAACGGAAGCATCTACACCTACGTCTCCTCCCTGCGCTCCGCCCTCGACCCCACCCGCACGCTGCGTGACGCCGCCACGGTTCTGGCTTCGAGTGGACCCGGCTACTGCCTTCGGGTCGAAGCCGACGCTATCGACGTCGTCCGGTTCGAAAATCTCCGCGAAAAGGCTCGGCTGTGCCTGCGTGGACAAGACGTCACCGGCGCGCTCGCCGCCCTGGACGACGCTCTCGAGCTCTTCCAGGACGAGCCCATGGCCGGTCTGTCGGGTCCCTATGCCGAGACTCAGCGTGAACGGCTGAAGGAACTGCGGCTGGAGGTCGTCGAACGCCGCGCCAAGATCATGCTCGACGCCGGCGAGCACCAGAAGGTCCTCGCCGAACTGGCGCCGGTCGCCGCCGCGTATCCGGTTCGAGAGGGCCTGCAGAGCCTCCATCTCCTCACGCTCTACCGCTGTGGGCAGCGCGACGAGGCGCTGGGCGCGTTCGAGCGGCTCCGTTCCGCCACGATCGACGAGCTCGGTGTCGAACCGGGCACCGACCTGACGGCACGATACGAGCAGATCCGCGCCGATGACCCGGCGCTGTGGCACGGACAGGTGACCGGACCGCCGGTGACCGTCGCCCGGACGCCTCGTGCCAAAGCACAGGAGTCCATCGTCGGCAGGCACTGCGAACTGGCGTCGATCCGGACCGCCGTGCGCGGGCTGGACGAGGGCCGGGGCTGCTCGTTCTGGCTCGAAGGCGAACCGGGCATCGGCAAGTCCGCACTGATCACCGCAGGGCTCGCGCAGGCCGGCGCCTGCGCGTCCGCGACCGCCGGCGCCGATCAGCTGGAGCAGCGCGGTCCGCTGCAGGTCGTGCTCGACTGCCTCGACGTCAAAGCGAACTCGGCCGACGCCCGCCGTCGTGAAGTGGCGCGTGCGGTCCGCACCATCGCCGCGGAGGACGAAACCGCGGTGGCGGCGGCGATCGACCTCGTCGTCGAACTTGTCGCGGACCTGTGCCGTGAACGCCCCCTGATCCTCGTGATGGACGACCTCCAGTGGGCGGACCCGGCCAGTCTCGATGCCTGGAGACGGCTCGCGATCGAGACCCGGCGGCTTCCGATACTGCTGTTCGGTGTGAGCAGGCGTGTACCCGCCGATCACCGGCTCGACGCGGTCCGCGCCCAGATCATCGCGACGGGCACGCAGGTTCACAACCTCGCCCCGCTTTCGCAGGAGGAGACACACCTTCTCCTCGTCGAACTGACCGGCGACGTCCCGAGCCCGGCCCTGGTCGAGCTCGCGCGCGGCGCGGCGGGGAATCCGCTCTTCGTCCGGGACCTCGTCAGCGCTCTGGGCGGGAACGAGCCGCCAGGCGTGGTGACCGCGGAAGGTCGCACGATCGTTCCCCAGCCAGCCTTGGAGAGCATCGGCCGCCGTCTCGGCTTCCTCTCCGCCGCGGCCTCGGAATTGCTCCGGTGGGCGGCTCTGCTGGACCGGTTCTTCACACCCGACGACCTCGCGGCGGCGCTGGGGAGGCCGACGGCGGACTTCGATCACGTCATCGCCGAGGTTGAGGCAGCCGGTCTGGTGACCCGGGTCCGGGGCAGGCTCACCTTCAGGCATCCGGTAGTCCGCGAGGCGCTCTACGCCAGGACTCCGACCGCGATCCGGCTGGCTCTGCACCGGCAACTGGCGGAAGCACTCGCCGACGTCGGCGCCCCTGTCGAACGCGTTGCGTTCCAGCTGCTCGCCGCCCCGATCCCGGTCGACAAATGGTTCTGCACCTGGCTGGCGCGCGAGGTCTACCAGCTGGCGCCACGATCACCTCTGGCGACGCTGCGGCTGCTCCAGCGGGTGACCACCTCCGGTGTGGTTCCCTTGGCGCTTCGTGAAGAGCTGGGGATCGCGACGGCGCGCATCAAATTCTGGCTCGAACGGGACCTGACCGCCGAGGCGAGCCAAGTAGCCGCCCGGACGAAGGACCCCGAGGTGCTGGCGGAGATTTGCTGGCTGCTCGCCTTCTCGCGTCTTCTCCGTGGCGGCGCTGATCAGACCCGGCAAGGGATCGAGGAGACGCTCGAGGCCGAAGGGGCATCCTCGGGCTGGTGTGCTCTCAACGAAGCCCTGCTCACGCGTGTCCAGACCGGTGGCTGGCCGGTGGACGGGAAACCCGCCGGCGAACCGCACCCGACCCTGATCCCGCCCCAGCGGACGATGCCGGCCCTCGACCCTGCGGAGTCCTACTGGCTCGGCCACTGGGATTCGCCACAGAAAGACCTCACCCGGCGGCTTCGCAGCGGGCTGACCCTCGCGCGGCACACCCTCGACCGGTCCGGCGCCCTGCGACGGCTCAGCGGCGTAACGGCGTTGATCGCCGCCCACCAAGGCAGGCCGGATGACGCGCGCACACACCTGATGTCCGTATGGGCCTCGGCTCCCGCCGGGGGTCCGGGTCAGGACGGCACGGACTTCATGCTGGTGGCCAACGCGATGCTCGCCGAGGCGGAGGACAGGCAGGCGGTGGCGTTCGACATGTTGTCGGGCCTGCTGGAGTTCGAGGACGAGGTGGCGTGCCCCTGGCTGCCCGGTCTGGTGCGGATCGCGGTCGAGCTGGGTGAGTACGCGGAGGCGGAACTGGCGACGTCGCGGTGCGAAAACACATCGGAGCACCGAGCGGCCGCGCTCCGATGCCGGGCCGTCCTCGCCGACGACCCGATGGCCGCGTTCGGTGCGGCCGAGTACCTGCGGACGGCGGGAAACCGCTTCGGCGAGGCACAGGCCATGGAAGACGCCGCCGCTCTTCTCGTCGGGCAAGGCGAGACGGTCAAGGCCGAAGAGGCATTACAGGTCGCGCTGAACGGCTACGGCGAGCTGGGTGCGCTCACTGACATCCGAAGAGCGAAACGGCGGTTCGTCCGCGGACGTGAGCGGGCGTGCCGATGA